Proteins from a genomic interval of Kitasatospora kifunensis:
- a CDS encoding M64 family metallopeptidase gives MAPGNPGRLTRSLAALVLLAAALLPAALELAGPAPFAVIGPANAVTDRAVPPWGGTALGPVRLRAGAPTVDIRRTGDPANRITLVLLGDGYTAGQQDLFRQQADQAWRALMDIEPFRTYQGFFNIRRVEVISPTAGILEGEGKSRRPGTPLGMHFWCEGTARLLCADENATAQYAGQGAGPQYLIALANSTEYGGAGGTGVTTLSGGSPDAGRIIQHEIGHTVGDLGDEYDSAPKDAGYPNLSNQSAEVMSRDHLKWWRWLGADSPDGGGVVGAYRSANGVYRPTADSVMRTLGGSYNLPSREAIIEQLYRRVTPLDGVSPAPGKVAGRPRLTVRPLGLTGGRQLQVEWKVDGKVVQSPAADHTWYDPAALALAPGQRVTVTATVRDTTDWVRDEAFRTQHMTRSVSWVLTG, from the coding sequence ATGGCGCCTGGCAACCCTGGCCGTCTCACCCGGAGTCTGGCCGCACTCGTCCTGCTCGCGGCGGCTTTGCTGCCCGCCGCCCTGGAGTTGGCGGGCCCTGCGCCGTTCGCGGTGATCGGCCCGGCCAACGCGGTCACCGACCGCGCGGTCCCGCCCTGGGGCGGCACGGCCCTGGGCCCCGTCCGGCTGCGGGCCGGGGCGCCGACCGTCGACATACGCCGCACCGGTGACCCGGCCAACCGGATAACCCTGGTGCTGCTCGGCGACGGCTACACCGCCGGTCAGCAGGACCTCTTCCGCCAGCAGGCCGACCAGGCCTGGCGGGCGCTGATGGACATCGAGCCGTTCCGCACCTACCAGGGCTTCTTCAACATACGTCGGGTCGAGGTGATCTCCCCGACCGCCGGGATCCTCGAGGGGGAGGGCAAGAGCCGGCGGCCCGGCACTCCGCTGGGCATGCACTTCTGGTGCGAGGGCACCGCGCGCCTGCTGTGCGCCGACGAGAACGCCACCGCCCAGTACGCCGGCCAGGGGGCGGGACCGCAGTACCTGATAGCGCTGGCCAACTCGACCGAGTACGGCGGGGCCGGCGGCACGGGGGTGACCACCTTGTCGGGTGGCAGCCCGGACGCGGGGCGGATCATCCAGCACGAGATAGGCCACACCGTCGGTGATCTCGGCGACGAGTACGACAGCGCCCCGAAGGACGCCGGCTACCCCAACCTCTCCAACCAGAGCGCCGAAGTGATGAGCCGTGACCATCTCAAGTGGTGGCGCTGGCTGGGGGCCGACTCACCGGACGGCGGCGGCGTGGTGGGGGCCTACCGCAGCGCCAACGGCGTCTACCGCCCCACCGCCGACTCGGTGATGCGCACCCTGGGCGGTAGCTACAACCTCCCCTCGCGGGAGGCGATCATCGAGCAGCTCTACCGCCGGGTCACCCCACTGGACGGCGTCTCGCCCGCGCCCGGCAAGGTCGCGGGGCGCCCCCGGCTGACGGTGCGGCCACTGGGACTGACCGGTGGCCGCCAGCTCCAGGTGGAGTGGAAGGTGGACGGCAAGGTGGTGCAGTCCCCGGCCGCCGACCACACCTGGTACGACCCCGCGGCGCTGGCGCTGGCGCCCGGACAGCGGGTGACGGTGACCGCGACGGTGCGGGACACCACGGACTGGGTGCGGGACGAGGCGTTCCGCACCCAACACATGACCCGCAGCGTCAGCTGGGTGCTGACCGGGTGA
- a CDS encoding MFS transporter has protein sequence MTVDPASVTRPSAVPGPRLPAACAPPPPAFDALQPPGGRAAWFAWGIGVSVYVLAVIHRTSLGVAGLDAAHRFGVDASTLATFSILQVLVYAAMQVPVGLLVDRFGPRRVLLLGVVLLSAGQLAFALSTSFAPALASRAVIGCGDAMTFISVLRVAARWFPAAQNPLVAQLTGLAGMGGNLVTTVVLSQTLHTEGWTVSFTAVALLGAVVFPLVALLLREAPPGGAVLAVPPGGGARRAPIREQIRESWREPGTRLGLWVHFTTQFPANAFALLWGMPYLVEGQGMSRGEAGGLLTLLVLANMFFALLFGRLLSRGPALRMPLVLTVIAGTGVCWALVLAWPGGHPPLWLLVLLLLVMGSNGAASLVGLDYARSHNPAHRLGTASGIANMGGFLATMISLFGIGVLLDLLSPAGAASYSAQAYRGAFCWLYVPLVLGTVMIVRLRAKVEGP, from the coding sequence ATGACCGTGGATCCAGCCAGCGTTACCCGCCCCTCCGCCGTCCCTGGTCCCCGTCTCCCCGCCGCCTGCGCGCCCCCGCCGCCCGCTTTTGACGCGCTCCAGCCGCCCGGCGGGCGGGCCGCGTGGTTCGCGTGGGGCATCGGCGTCAGCGTGTACGTGCTCGCGGTGATCCACCGCACCAGCCTCGGCGTCGCCGGCCTGGACGCCGCGCACCGGTTCGGCGTGGACGCCTCCACCCTGGCCACCTTCTCCATCCTCCAGGTGCTGGTCTACGCCGCCATGCAGGTGCCGGTCGGCCTGCTGGTCGACCGCTTCGGCCCGCGCCGGGTCCTGCTGCTGGGAGTGGTGCTGCTCAGCGCGGGCCAGCTGGCCTTCGCGCTCAGTACCTCCTTCGCGCCCGCGCTCGCCTCCCGCGCGGTCATCGGCTGCGGTGACGCGATGACCTTCATCAGCGTGCTGCGCGTCGCCGCCCGCTGGTTCCCGGCGGCGCAGAACCCGCTGGTCGCGCAGCTCACCGGGCTGGCCGGGATGGGCGGCAACCTGGTCACCACGGTGGTGCTGTCCCAGACCCTGCACACCGAGGGCTGGACCGTCAGCTTCACCGCCGTCGCGCTGCTGGGCGCGGTGGTGTTCCCGCTGGTCGCGCTGCTGCTGCGGGAAGCGCCGCCCGGTGGCGCGGTGCTCGCGGTGCCGCCGGGCGGCGGCGCCCGGCGGGCGCCGATCCGCGAGCAGATCCGCGAGTCCTGGCGGGAGCCCGGCACCCGGCTCGGGCTCTGGGTGCACTTCACCACGCAGTTCCCCGCCAACGCCTTCGCCCTGCTGTGGGGCATGCCGTACCTGGTGGAGGGTCAGGGGATGAGCCGGGGCGAGGCCGGCGGCCTGCTCACCCTGCTGGTCCTGGCGAACATGTTCTTCGCCCTGCTCTTCGGCCGGCTGCTCTCCCGCGGCCCCGCGCTGCGGATGCCCCTGGTCCTCACCGTGATCGCCGGCACCGGTGTCTGCTGGGCGCTGGTGCTGGCCTGGCCCGGCGGCCACCCGCCGCTCTGGCTGCTGGTGCTGCTGCTCCTGGTGATGGGCAGCAACGGCGCGGCTTCACTGGTCGGCCTCGACTACGCCCGCTCGCACAACCCGGCCCACCGGCTGGGCACCGCCTCGGGCATCGCGAACATGGGCGGCTTCCTCGCCACCATGATCAGCCTGTTCGGAATCGGGGTGCTGCTGGACCTGCTCTCCCCGGCTGGCGCCGCCAGCTACTCGGCCCAGGCGTACCGGGGGGCGTTCTGCTGGCTGTATGTGCCGCTGGTGCTCGGCACGGTGATGATCGTGCGCCTGCGGGCGAAGGTCGAGGGGCCTTGA
- a CDS encoding maleylpyruvate isomerase family mycothiol-dependent enzyme, translating to MTDNQAVQSLTDAWTQSIESITELLAALPGDSWNRPTECPGWSVRDVVSHVIAVESELLGDPRPIHSLPSDLRHIKDEVSRYLELPVDKRRCHTAPEMTSELEYVIIRRSRALRNATTAAEDVVRFPAGPYSFDLPYQRLLQMRVLDVWVHEQDLRRALRLPGNLDSAAAQVTRDLLLLGLPKIIAKQAGAPAGSVIVFDVTGPLEFLRTVRVDENGRGAIDGQISLGPDVQFTLDWETFLRLACGRVRPEALPAGALRVDGDDELAARILAHFAQTH from the coding sequence GTGACCGACAATCAGGCCGTACAGTCCCTCACGGATGCCTGGACACAGAGCATCGAGTCCATAACGGAGCTGTTGGCCGCTCTGCCCGGCGACTCCTGGAACCGGCCCACCGAGTGCCCCGGCTGGTCGGTGCGCGACGTGGTCTCGCACGTGATCGCCGTCGAGTCCGAGCTGCTCGGCGACCCGCGCCCGATCCACTCGCTCCCCAGCGACCTGCGGCACATCAAGGACGAGGTGTCCCGCTACCTCGAACTCCCGGTGGACAAGCGCCGCTGCCACACCGCGCCCGAGATGACCTCGGAGCTGGAGTACGTGATCATCCGGCGCTCCCGCGCGCTGCGCAACGCCACCACCGCCGCCGAGGACGTGGTGCGCTTCCCGGCCGGGCCGTACTCCTTCGACCTGCCCTACCAGCGGCTGCTCCAGATGCGGGTGCTCGACGTCTGGGTGCACGAGCAGGACCTGCGCCGCGCCCTGCGCCTGCCCGGCAACCTGGACTCCGCGGCCGCCCAGGTCACCCGTGACCTGCTCCTGCTGGGCCTGCCCAAGATCATCGCCAAGCAGGCCGGGGCACCGGCCGGCTCCGTGATCGTCTTCGACGTCACCGGACCGCTGGAGTTCCTGCGCACGGTACGGGTCGACGAGAACGGCCGCGGCGCGATCGACGGTCAGATCAGCCTGGGCCCCGACGTCCAGTTCACCCTCGACTGGGAGACCTTCCTGCGCCTGGCCTGCGGCCGGGTGCGCCCGGAGGCCCTGCCGGCCGGCGCCCTGCGCGTCGACGGGGACGACGAACTGGCCGCCCGAATCCTGGCCCACTTCGCCCAGACCCACTGA